Proteins from a genomic interval of Dermacentor variabilis isolate Ectoservices chromosome 8, ASM5094787v1, whole genome shotgun sequence:
- the LOC142589976 gene encoding uncharacterized protein LOC142589976 — translation MIPVRPMSMAPAGVIAAADPLGAALPRQTVYVFPPLGQFDPNCVRLVTEGRDPATAVACLLGFFKLVCEAGYEQVVRASDLDGVWLDEVHVSGAFVRRQLRALRADPPPPAATMDDFHVLLSVLLCNLPRARGSNLNRDWFQHRIDDLVALFPAVSEPPPVPLYGAEQADAVSSFGEQWPHTRAALCNALLKGRFEGPMQQVQEYVSVGWRFAGMKHVHLILEFLKGRNSWVLDIIPELRAKGDRLQAFLKAYQRLGEDGPYMKLLHLPEAATALRKHLGLHVAAAYALAVLEDDNWLQYKGVPRDEAEEAVLAKISAIKRMGLGAPPKDAAPSGGGARDAVDVAAAGEPAASAAP, via the exons ATGATTCCGGTGCGACCGATGTCCATGGCACCGGCGGGAGTGATCGCGGCCGCCGACCCCCTGGGTGCCGCGCTGCCCCGCCAGACGGTGTACGTGTTCCCGCCGCTGGGCCAGTTCGACCCCAACTGCGTGCGGCTGGTGACCGAGGGCCGCGACCCGGCCACTGCGGTCGCCTGCCTGCTCGGCTTCTTCAAGCTCGTCTGCGAGGCCGGATACGAGCAG GTGGTGCGCGCCAGCGACCTGGACGGCGTCTGGCTGGACGAGGTGCATGTGAGCGGCGCGTTCGTGCGCCGCCAGCTGCGGGCGCTGCGCGCCGACCCGCCGCCGCCGGCGGCCACCATGGACGACTTCCACGTGCTGCTCAGCGTGCTGCTGTGCAACCTGCCGCGCGCGCGGGGCTCCAACCTGAACCGCGACTGGTTCCAGCACCGGATCGACGACCTGGTCGCGCTCTTCCCGGCCGTCTCGGAGCCGCCGCCGGTGCCCCTGTACGGCGCCGAGCAGGCGGACGCCGTCTCCAGCTTCGGCGAGCAGTGGCCGCACACCAGGGCGGCGCTCTGCAACGCCCTGCTCAAGGGACGCTTCGAG GGCCCGATGCAGCAGGTGCAGGAGTACGTGTCCGTGGGCTGGCGCTTCGCGGGCATGAAGCATGTGCATCTCATCCTCGAGTTCCTCAAGGGGCGCAACTCCTGGGTCCTCGACATCATCCCGGAGCTGCGCGCCAAGGGCGACCGCCTCCAG GCGTTCCTGAAGGCGTACCAGCGGCTGGGCGAGGACGGCCCGTACATGAAGCTGCTGCACCTGCCCGAGGCGGCGACCGCGCTGCGCAAGCACCTGGGCCTGCACGTGGCGGCCGCGTACGCGCTGGCCGTGCTCGAGGACGACAACTGGCTCCAGTACAAGGGCGTGCCCCGCGACGAGGCCGAGGAGGCGGTGCTCGCCAAGATCTCCGCCATCAAGCGCATGGGCCTCGGCGCGCCCCCCAAGGACGCCGCGCCGAGCGGGGGCGGCGCGAGGGACGCCGTCGACGTCGCCGCAGCGGGCGAGCCCGCCGCGTCCGCGGCGCCATAG